One Lytechinus pictus isolate F3 Inbred chromosome 12, Lp3.0, whole genome shotgun sequence genomic region harbors:
- the LOC129272887 gene encoding serum amyloid A-5 protein-like translates to MNASTMVVAFLMLGLLVAPSRAWPDWWDRTREAFQGACDMYSAYSDMREANWTNSDKYFHARGNYDAAQRGPGGAWAAGVISNTRESYQSGLSGQGAADTAADQAANIWGRNGGDPNVYRPKGLPPRY, encoded by the exons ATGAACGCATCGACGATGGTGGTTGCCTTCCTGATGTTAGGCCTCCTGGTGGCGCCATCTAGAGCTTGGCCGGACTGGTGGGACCGCACAAGGGAAGCCTTTCAGGGAGCTTGCGACATGTATAGTGCATACAG TGACATGCGTGAAGCCAACTGGACGAATTCAGACAAGTACTTTCATGCACGAGGCAACTACGATGCCGCACAGCGAGGACCCGGAGGAGCTTGGGCAGCTGGCGTCATTAG CAACACACGCGAAAGTTATCAATCTGGCCTCAGCGGTCAAGGAGCCGCGGATACTGCAGCTGATCAGGCGGCTAACATCTGGGGGCGCAACGGTGGAGACCCCAACGTATATCGTCCAAAAGGACTTCCTCCCCGATACTAA